In one window of Candidatus Scalindua sp. DNA:
- a CDS encoding SUMF1/EgtB/PvdO family nonheme iron enzyme gives MIYIKIFWLKLLLAFCLMFLVSVTSAETVHPNSEPVNECPKCGTNYSNNVKFCGKDGSELIKTEKLPLCSVCGKSGFSGEEFCREDGGKLLTAEEVIANEQKHLENKSEASKCLKKGNTFSDQEEFDKALREYKKAIDLYPDIPELQFNTAWLYGKIGAPEKAIEHFRNYCILQPEAEDRDKVLLKMSVLQSIIDRKNELAESQEKRDTVMKNALPGIKEKCTMVFVPAGPFIMGFDDVKIEQRPSHEVYLDGYYIDRYEVTNAQYYEFLEYMEASSDHSKCHEDEPADKSHVPSNWADDYFNNPEFPVMRVDWYDAFAYAKWAGKRLPTEAEWEKAARGGDERKWPWGNIWDPEKCNVGSSEPGDPKPVGSYEEGKSAFGCYDMAGSVGEWCSDWADVLYYTVSPKKNPQGPEEGIKKSVRGGSRFARTGLLLRATARKAVDPRLGNKGIGFRCAK, from the coding sequence ATGATTTACATAAAAATATTTTGGCTTAAATTACTACTGGCGTTTTGTTTGATGTTTCTTGTATCGGTAACAAGTGCTGAGACGGTACATCCAAATAGTGAACCGGTTAATGAATGCCCCAAGTGTGGTACTAATTACTCAAATAATGTCAAGTTTTGCGGTAAAGACGGGAGCGAATTAATAAAAACTGAAAAGCTTCCTCTTTGTTCTGTCTGCGGAAAGAGTGGTTTTTCTGGTGAGGAGTTCTGCAGGGAAGATGGTGGAAAACTGTTAACCGCTGAAGAGGTCATTGCCAATGAACAGAAACATCTTGAAAATAAATCGGAAGCCTCGAAATGTTTAAAAAAGGGCAACACTTTTTCAGATCAAGAAGAGTTTGATAAGGCTCTGAGAGAGTATAAAAAAGCTATCGACTTATATCCCGACATACCAGAACTTCAATTCAATACAGCATGGCTCTACGGGAAGATTGGAGCGCCAGAAAAAGCTATAGAGCACTTCAGGAACTACTGCATACTGCAACCTGAAGCAGAAGACAGGGATAAGGTCCTTTTAAAAATGTCAGTATTGCAGTCCATTATAGACAGGAAAAATGAATTAGCGGAATCTCAAGAAAAAAGAGACACGGTTATGAAGAATGCTTTGCCGGGAATTAAGGAAAAATGTACTATGGTTTTTGTTCCGGCAGGTCCGTTTATCATGGGGTTTGATGATGTCAAGATAGAACAGAGACCAAGCCATGAAGTTTACCTGGATGGATACTATATTGACAGGTATGAGGTGACAAATGCCCAATATTATGAATTTCTGGAATACATGGAGGCATCTTCAGACCATAGCAAATGTCATGAAGATGAGCCTGCGGACAAAAGTCATGTTCCTTCAAATTGGGCAGATGATTATTTTAACAATCCTGAGTTTCCCGTAATGAGGGTTGATTGGTATGATGCGTTTGCATATGCGAAATGGGCAGGGAAGAGATTGCCAACAGAGGCTGAATGGGAAAAGGCTGCTCGGGGGGGAGATGAAAGAAAGTGGCCATGGGGAAACATATGGGACCCAGAGAAATGTAATGTTGGCAGTTCTGAACCTGGGGACCCTAAACCGGTTGGGAGTTATGAAGAGGGGAAGAGCGCATTTGGTTGCTATGATATGGCAGGCAGTGTGGGGGAGTGGTGCTCTGACTGGGCAGATGTATTATACTATACGGTAAGTCCGAAGAAAAATCCGCAGGGGCCTGAGGAAGGGATAAAAAAGAGTGTTCGGGGAGGCTCTCGATTTGCCCGTACTGGTCTTTTGCTGAGAGCCACAGCGAGAAAGGCCGTGGATCCGAGACTTGGAAATAAAGGTATTGGATTTCGCTGCGCAAAATGA